A stretch of Dietzia lutea DNA encodes these proteins:
- a CDS encoding helix-turn-helix transcriptional regulator, whose product MTAWRKSRAVLRSDTVARAVALSVDTRRGVLIVGPPGAGASQCAADIAAGLRAAGVAVVVWDDLDRAVPGSASGGGAPPAVPDGAVLVASARLGAPLPPGYDDEVAARTTRLPLRNLTRGESEEIVSSVVGIPLSARLVEALWTCSYGNMAALRATFDDLAGRGYIRRTRERMELTVDPGTAIAEVTVDPRLWVGADSAAFSEALTTAALARRISLPELTDLHGDDLVCDLIARGLLTERLEDGVEMLTVQPPVLAAALRAGADHRRRREVYEAVLDRAGIAAGAGAGAGAEAGAAAGAGAAAARPDPRIVLWALGRARPVDAEAVLAAAHAALDAHDYRTGGSLHDTAQRAGLAMTPIQQAELGLVAGSCLRLLERLPEAAILFDQAMVTLQRGSRGAAAAGSGDPADPAALSDPASGEFIRVLMEIVTARADLAHYRDRGPDAALPMIADAHRLLPPGHPAHTVLDALTVVHLSYSGQYREAARAYDALDAPLPVEWERRLEAIHALALDALGQSDAALSLLRRLARRARSMGHVAWASEEYLSALLCVVLHGYGITALGGELSSFSAADHVESVRIDHGLRRAADAEIALFAGDLPSATIAAADAIDTIEVDGPEDFLPRVLSLHALALALSGQAAGAKEQLRRMRALPNHTNSPVGPETRAAEAGALFCVGDRDAAGQAVWALAEEGLHGAAIRASMPGLFMADRETCRLVGELEVAGDLPEMLQELAAATLAESPRRLLDVTRRAREFGLMAMAAAAADRARAVASPGSQHHTLAERLLATTEISSARAGFAHLSGAATSGVKLTRRESEIADLVGQGLTNAEIAAELHLSKRTVEGHLNRIYTKTGARLAGRAT is encoded by the coding sequence GTGACCGCGTGGAGGAAGAGCCGTGCGGTGCTGCGGTCCGACACCGTCGCGCGCGCGGTCGCCCTGAGCGTGGACACCCGGCGCGGCGTGCTCATCGTGGGGCCGCCGGGCGCGGGCGCGAGTCAGTGCGCGGCCGACATCGCCGCCGGTCTGCGCGCCGCGGGCGTCGCGGTGGTGGTGTGGGACGACCTTGACCGCGCGGTGCCCGGCTCGGCGTCGGGCGGGGGTGCCCCACCCGCCGTGCCGGACGGCGCCGTGCTGGTGGCGTCCGCCCGGCTCGGGGCACCGTTACCGCCGGGGTACGACGACGAGGTGGCCGCCCGCACCACCCGCCTGCCACTGCGGAACCTCACGCGCGGCGAGTCCGAGGAGATCGTGTCCTCGGTCGTGGGCATCCCCCTGTCGGCGCGGCTCGTCGAGGCGCTGTGGACCTGCTCGTACGGGAACATGGCCGCGCTCCGCGCCACCTTCGACGACCTCGCCGGCCGCGGGTACATCCGCCGCACCCGCGAACGCATGGAGCTGACCGTGGATCCCGGGACGGCGATCGCCGAGGTCACCGTGGACCCGCGGCTGTGGGTGGGGGCGGACTCCGCGGCGTTCTCCGAGGCGCTGACCACTGCCGCGCTCGCCCGCCGCATCAGCCTGCCCGAACTCACAGACCTCCACGGCGACGACCTCGTCTGCGACCTCATCGCCCGCGGCCTGCTGACCGAGCGGCTCGAGGACGGCGTCGAGATGCTCACCGTGCAGCCGCCCGTCCTCGCCGCCGCGCTCCGGGCCGGTGCGGACCACCGTCGGCGTCGGGAGGTCTACGAGGCGGTCCTCGACCGGGCCGGGATCGCCGCTGGTGCCGGTGCCGGGGCGGGCGCGGAGGCCGGGGCTGCTGCAGGTGCCGGGGCGGCCGCCGCTCGGCCGGACCCGCGGATCGTGCTGTGGGCGCTCGGCCGCGCACGGCCGGTCGATGCCGAGGCGGTGCTGGCCGCAGCACACGCGGCGCTCGACGCCCACGACTACCGCACCGGCGGCAGCCTCCACGACACCGCTCAGCGCGCCGGGCTGGCGATGACGCCGATCCAGCAGGCTGAACTGGGGTTGGTCGCCGGCTCGTGCCTGCGCCTGCTCGAGCGACTGCCCGAGGCTGCGATCCTCTTCGACCAGGCGATGGTCACCCTGCAGCGGGGGAGTCGTGGAGCCGCCGCGGCCGGTTCCGGTGACCCCGCCGACCCGGCCGCCCTCAGCGACCCGGCGTCGGGCGAGTTCATCCGCGTGCTCATGGAGATCGTCACCGCCCGCGCCGACCTCGCGCACTACCGCGATCGCGGGCCCGACGCCGCGCTGCCGATGATCGCCGACGCCCACCGACTGCTCCCGCCGGGCCATCCGGCCCACACGGTGCTGGACGCGCTGACCGTGGTGCATCTGTCCTACTCCGGCCAGTACCGCGAGGCGGCCCGCGCGTACGACGCACTCGACGCGCCGCTGCCCGTCGAGTGGGAGCGGCGCCTCGAAGCGATTCACGCCCTGGCGCTCGACGCGCTCGGCCAATCCGACGCCGCGCTGTCTCTCCTGCGCAGGTTGGCCCGGCGCGCGCGGTCGATGGGGCACGTCGCGTGGGCGTCGGAGGAGTACCTCTCGGCGCTGCTCTGCGTGGTGCTGCACGGGTACGGGATAACCGCGTTGGGCGGCGAACTCTCGTCGTTCAGCGCGGCCGATCACGTGGAGTCGGTGCGCATCGACCACGGACTGCGCCGCGCTGCCGACGCGGAGATCGCGTTGTTCGCCGGCGACCTGCCGTCCGCCACGATCGCCGCAGCCGACGCGATCGACACCATCGAGGTCGACGGCCCGGAGGACTTCCTCCCCCGCGTGCTCTCCCTCCATGCACTCGCGCTGGCACTCTCCGGGCAGGCCGCGGGCGCGAAGGAGCAGTTGCGCCGGATGCGGGCACTGCCGAACCACACGAACTCGCCGGTCGGGCCGGAGACCCGAGCCGCCGAGGCGGGTGCGCTGTTCTGTGTGGGGGACCGCGACGCGGCGGGGCAGGCGGTGTGGGCGCTGGCGGAGGAGGGACTGCACGGTGCCGCGATCCGCGCCTCGATGCCCGGTCTCTTCATGGCCGACCGCGAGACGTGCCGGCTCGTCGGCGAGTTGGAGGTCGCCGGCGACCTGCCTGAGATGCTGCAGGAACTCGCCGCCGCCACCCTGGCGGAGAGCCCGCGGCGACTTCTGGACGTGACCCGCCGGGCCCGCGAGTTCGGTCTCATGGCGATGGCCGCGGCGGCAGCCGACCGCGCTCGTGCCGTCGCCTCGCCCGGCTCCCAGCACCACACCCTCGCCGAGCGGCTGCTCGCGACCACCGAGATCAGTAGCGCCCGCGCCGGGTTCGCGCACCTGAGCGGCGCGGCCACGTCCGGGGTGAAGCTGACCCGCCGCGAGTCGGAGATCGCAGACCTGGTGGGACAGGGGCTGACGAACGCCGAGATCGCCGCCGAGCTGCACCTGTCCAAGCGGACGGTCGAGGGGCACCTCAACCGGATCTACACCAAGACCGGTGCGCGACTGGCGGGCCGCGCCACCTGA
- a CDS encoding alpha-L-fucosidase has product MSQSPGWARFAGRELPTWYDDVKLGVFVHWGPYSVPRWAPRVPDIQRLIRDGGPRRMLRENPYSEWYLNSMRIPGSPTAEHHARTYGADHPYERFAEEFGRESADAHVEQIAELAAAAGAGYVVLTTKHHDGYTLWPSAHPHPRLGRYGSERDLIGDLYDAVRARGMRTGLYYSGGYDWPYNDALLTGPADMLLAMPDDPTYVRYVEGHVRELVERYRPSVLWNDIGWPASSDLPAVFAEYYAAVPDGVVNDRWARADSKRGCASEAVLRGLGGLVQLAWRWLPKDSRELAFRPSPHHDFTTPEYSRLDEIAEDKWEAVRGVGHSFAANRNEDPADIITARELIHMLVDVVSKNGNLLIGVGPLPDGSVPAEQQAPLRALGGWLHENGSAVRGSRPWLIPSAVAGDGTPVRFTRTSGDVNVITLGTPTSTELVLPGLTASPGARAQLVSTGQSLEVSDRGDTLCVRLPGRLPVSPAHVVRLSGEIGLRR; this is encoded by the coding sequence ATGAGTCAGTCCCCCGGTTGGGCGCGCTTCGCCGGGCGTGAGCTGCCCACCTGGTACGACGACGTCAAACTGGGCGTGTTCGTCCACTGGGGGCCCTACTCGGTGCCCCGGTGGGCTCCGCGCGTTCCCGACATCCAGCGGCTGATCCGCGACGGCGGCCCACGCCGGATGCTGCGCGAGAACCCGTACTCCGAGTGGTACCTCAACTCCATGCGGATCCCGGGCAGCCCGACCGCCGAGCACCACGCCCGCACCTACGGCGCCGACCACCCGTACGAGCGCTTTGCCGAGGAGTTCGGCCGCGAGTCGGCCGACGCGCATGTGGAGCAGATCGCCGAGCTGGCCGCGGCCGCGGGCGCGGGGTACGTGGTGCTCACGACCAAGCACCACGACGGCTACACCCTGTGGCCCTCCGCGCACCCGCATCCTCGGCTCGGCCGCTACGGAAGCGAGCGGGACCTGATCGGTGACCTTTATGACGCCGTGCGGGCGCGCGGGATGCGCACGGGCCTCTATTACTCGGGTGGCTACGACTGGCCGTACAACGACGCGCTGCTCACCGGCCCGGCCGACATGCTGCTCGCGATGCCCGACGACCCGACGTATGTGCGGTACGTCGAGGGGCACGTCCGCGAGCTCGTCGAGCGGTACCGCCCGTCGGTGCTGTGGAACGACATCGGGTGGCCGGCGTCGTCGGACCTGCCGGCGGTGTTCGCGGAGTACTACGCCGCCGTACCCGACGGGGTGGTCAACGACCGCTGGGCCCGGGCCGATTCCAAGCGCGGCTGCGCGTCGGAGGCGGTGCTGCGCGGGCTGGGTGGTCTGGTCCAGCTGGCGTGGCGGTGGCTGCCTAAGGACAGCCGCGAGCTGGCCTTTCGCCCCTCGCCGCACCATGACTTCACGACGCCGGAATACTCGCGCCTCGACGAGATCGCCGAGGACAAGTGGGAGGCCGTCCGCGGGGTGGGCCACTCTTTTGCCGCCAACCGCAACGAGGACCCGGCCGACATCATCACCGCCCGCGAGCTGATCCACATGCTGGTGGACGTGGTGAGCAAGAACGGCAACCTGCTCATCGGAGTGGGGCCACTGCCCGACGGGTCGGTGCCGGCCGAGCAGCAGGCGCCGCTGCGCGCGCTCGGTGGCTGGCTGCACGAGAACGGCTCGGCTGTGCGGGGTAGCCGCCCGTGGCTTATCCCCTCGGCGGTGGCCGGCGACGGCACTCCCGTGCGGTTCACCCGCACCAGCGGCGACGTCAACGTCATCACCCTCGGTACGCCCACCTCGACTGAGCTGGTCCTTCCCGGGTTGACCGCCAGCCCGGGCGCGCGGGCGCAGCTCGTCTCGACGGGGCAATCGCTTGAGGTGAGCGACCGCGGCGATACCCTGTGCGTGCGACTACCGGGACGGCTGCCCGTCTCCCCCGCGCACGTGGTGCGGCTGAGCGGGGAGATCGGGCTCCGGCGCTGA
- a CDS encoding zinc-ribbon domain-containing protein: MLVIFGFKNSSRNLGLAQATCPRCGNRAAQRVDRRKRAFSLFFIPIIPLGSSYEATCTACGATTGVSRGQAEQILAGAY; the protein is encoded by the coding sequence ATGCTCGTCATCTTCGGCTTCAAGAACTCGTCCCGGAACCTCGGGCTCGCGCAGGCCACTTGCCCGCGGTGCGGCAATCGGGCGGCGCAGCGGGTGGATCGGCGGAAGCGAGCGTTCTCACTGTTCTTCATCCCGATCATCCCGCTGGGCTCGTCGTACGAGGCGACGTGCACGGCCTGCGGCGCCACCACTGGGGTCAGCCGCGGCCAGGCCGAGCAGATCCTGGCCGGCGCGTACTGA
- a CDS encoding WhiB family transcriptional regulator: protein MPRFRNLKPTSEFWGWRDEGACLGHNDLFYSAEDEPKSVRRRKEDAAKAICAGCQVLDICRQFAIDAGELYGVWGGMTESDRHRLAGRHRTG from the coding sequence GTGCCACGGTTCAGAAATCTCAAGCCCACGTCTGAGTTCTGGGGCTGGAGGGACGAAGGGGCGTGCCTCGGGCACAACGACCTTTTCTACAGCGCGGAGGACGAGCCCAAGAGCGTGCGCCGTCGGAAAGAGGACGCCGCCAAAGCGATCTGCGCGGGCTGCCAGGTGCTCGATATCTGTCGACAGTTCGCGATAGACGCGGGAGAGCTCTACGGCGTCTGGGGCGGGATGACCGAATCGGACCGACATCGGCTGGCCGGGCGACACCGGACGGGTTAG
- a CDS encoding helix-turn-helix transcriptional regulator, giving the protein MPVRVSVVDDYSVVIAGVTAFLAPYSDRIEIVSRQRGTSGATEVDVALYDSFASPLGSSTRLEALLQDPTIGSVAIYSFASDPVAIRDSLDAGARGFLSKSLDAADLVSGIEQIAAGHQVTATGSDADSADQSMRPDRWPAKQAGLSPREAEMIALIVQGLSNDQIAEWCYLSPNTVKTYIRSAYRKMGVTTRAQAVTWGIRSGLKPDLRS; this is encoded by the coding sequence ATGCCGGTCAGAGTGTCAGTCGTCGACGACTATTCCGTCGTCATCGCCGGGGTAACCGCCTTCCTGGCTCCGTACTCCGATCGGATCGAGATCGTGAGCAGGCAACGGGGCACGAGCGGTGCCACCGAGGTGGACGTGGCCCTCTACGACTCGTTCGCTTCCCCGTTGGGGAGCAGCACTCGCCTCGAGGCGCTTCTGCAGGATCCGACGATCGGCTCGGTCGCCATCTACTCCTTCGCCTCCGACCCGGTCGCGATCCGCGACAGCCTCGACGCCGGGGCTCGCGGGTTCCTCTCGAAGTCGCTGGATGCGGCCGATCTGGTGAGCGGCATCGAACAGATCGCCGCCGGGCACCAGGTGACCGCGACGGGTTCCGACGCGGACTCGGCCGACCAGTCGATGCGTCCCGACCGCTGGCCCGCCAAGCAGGCAGGACTCTCGCCACGGGAGGCCGAGATGATCGCGCTGATCGTGCAGGGCCTGTCCAATGACCAGATCGCCGAGTGGTGCTACCTCTCGCCCAACACGGTCAAGACCTACATCCGCTCGGCCTATCGGAAGATGGGTGTGACCACGCGCGCGCAGGCGGTCACCTGGGGCATCAGGAGCGGCCTCAAGCCGGATCTCCGGTCGTGA
- a CDS encoding DUF1295 domain-containing protein, producing the protein MSRGASLLRVTTAYVVAIAAGLVWLLAGPDTAHLWLDGLIADLIATLVVFAFSRAYGNSSTYDPYWSVVPPLLALYWWIATGAPTDDPRWWLMIALLAAWAIRLTANWVRTFPGMHHEDWRYPMVRKRAGRLELPADLLGIHVFPTLVVFAGLIPVYVVATRPGEPLGPLDAAAFTVGIAALTLETIADLQMHRFLATRRPGEVMQSGVWSWSRHPNYVGECGIWLSMAMFGFAALPGAWWVFAGAAVMLAMFQAVSIPMMERRSLERRPDYRQVVQRVSRFIPRPPRRALA; encoded by the coding sequence ATGAGCCGAGGCGCTTCTCTCCTTCGAGTCACGACCGCGTACGTCGTCGCCATCGCGGCCGGCCTGGTGTGGCTGCTCGCAGGCCCCGACACCGCCCACCTCTGGCTGGACGGCCTGATCGCCGACCTCATCGCGACGCTCGTCGTATTCGCGTTCAGCCGGGCGTACGGCAACTCGAGCACCTACGACCCGTACTGGTCGGTGGTCCCGCCGCTGCTCGCGCTCTACTGGTGGATCGCGACAGGCGCCCCGACCGACGACCCCCGCTGGTGGCTCATGATCGCCCTCCTTGCCGCGTGGGCAATACGCCTGACCGCCAACTGGGTCCGCACGTTCCCCGGCATGCACCACGAGGACTGGCGCTACCCGATGGTCCGCAAGCGCGCCGGGCGCCTTGAACTGCCCGCGGACCTGCTCGGCATCCACGTCTTCCCGACACTCGTCGTCTTCGCGGGCCTCATCCCCGTCTACGTCGTCGCCACCCGCCCGGGCGAACCGCTCGGCCCGCTCGACGCCGCGGCGTTCACCGTCGGTATCGCCGCGCTGACGCTGGAGACGATCGCTGACCTGCAGATGCACCGCTTCCTCGCCACCCGCCGACCGGGCGAGGTCATGCAGTCGGGCGTGTGGTCGTGGTCGCGGCACCCGAACTACGTCGGCGAGTGCGGCATCTGGCTGTCGATGGCGATGTTCGGCTTCGCGGCCCTACCCGGCGCGTGGTGGGTGTTCGCGGGCGCGGCGGTCATGCTGGCGATGTTCCAGGCGGTGAGCATCCCGATGATGGAGCGCCGCAGCCTCGAGCGACGACCGGACTACCGCCAGGTCGTGCAGCGGGTCTCCCGGTTCATTCCGCGTCCTCCCCGGAGAGCCCTCGCCTGA
- a CDS encoding WGxxGxxG family protein, translating to MRKTIAAAAIATGLALAPATAFAQTPETAQTTNTVQEQESDKTGLWGLAGLLGLLGLAGLKRREPDHTAHVRHDARGTGPNAGGPAGNPRV from the coding sequence ATGCGCAAGACCATCGCAGCAGCCGCAATCGCCACCGGCCTCGCCCTGGCGCCCGCGACCGCGTTCGCCCAGACCCCCGAGACCGCCCAGACCACCAACACGGTCCAAGAGCAGGAGAGCGACAAGACGGGCCTGTGGGGCCTGGCCGGCCTCCTCGGTCTGCTCGGACTCGCCGGCCTCAAGCGCCGCGAGCCGGACCACACCGCCCACGTTCGACACGACGCCCGCGGGACGGGTCCGAACGCCGGCGGCCCCGCCGGGAACCCGCGCGTCTGA
- a CDS encoding NAD(P)H-binding protein produces MEIAVTTPQGNVGRHLTRMLIRAGVRPVLLTRHPDRIPADVAEHAEPRQADSRDPGQVIAATADVDALYWVDPPAESPDPLTDYRRATESIVAAIEANWIGRVVFQSSVGAEKRHGAGEIDGLADTEVALDQSNAAVTHLRCDYFFTNLLFEVESLRAGRLQTVLPLDAPMSWVAPRDIAEVVALTLLDTGWHGRRVQGVHGPEDLSWAQVARIVTEELGREVRVERITDEQMRERHLGAGMPPAWADALLGMSTGLRDDFVPEQARSIVTTTPTRLRSWVREELAPLV; encoded by the coding sequence ATGGAGATCGCCGTCACCACCCCTCAGGGCAACGTGGGCCGCCACCTGACGCGCATGCTCATCCGCGCAGGGGTCAGGCCGGTGCTGCTCACCCGCCACCCGGACCGGATCCCCGCCGACGTCGCCGAGCACGCCGAACCGAGGCAGGCCGACTCCCGCGACCCCGGCCAGGTCATCGCCGCCACGGCCGACGTCGACGCCCTCTACTGGGTCGACCCGCCCGCCGAGTCCCCCGATCCGCTGACCGACTACCGCCGCGCGACCGAGTCCATCGTCGCCGCGATAGAGGCGAACTGGATCGGCCGGGTCGTCTTCCAGAGCAGCGTCGGGGCGGAGAAGCGCCACGGCGCGGGCGAAATCGACGGTCTCGCGGACACCGAAGTCGCCCTTGACCAGTCCAACGCGGCCGTCACGCACCTGCGCTGCGACTACTTCTTCACCAACCTGCTGTTCGAGGTGGAGTCGCTGCGGGCCGGCCGGCTTCAGACCGTGCTGCCCCTCGACGCGCCCATGAGCTGGGTCGCCCCGCGCGACATCGCGGAGGTCGTGGCGCTCACCCTGCTCGACACCGGGTGGCACGGCCGGCGCGTGCAGGGCGTCCACGGCCCCGAGGACCTGTCGTGGGCCCAGGTCGCGAGAATCGTCACGGAAGAGCTGGGTCGCGAGGTCCGCGTCGAGCGCATCACCGATGAGCAGATGCGCGAGCGGCACCTCGGCGCGGGAATGCCGCCGGCCTGGGCGGACGCACTCCTCGGCATGTCGACCGGCCTGCGCGACGACTTCGTACCCGAACAGGCCCGCTCGATCGTCACCACCACCCCGACCAGACTCCGCAGCTGGGTCCGCGAGGAGCTCGCCCCGCTCGTGTAG
- a CDS encoding WhiB family transcriptional regulator, translated as MQGECRHGDLRQLPGLGACRGFAIEGGELYGVWGGMNESDRHKLAGRRRTG; from the coding sequence TTGCAAGGAGAATGCCGCCACGGCGATCTGCGCCAGCTGCCAGGTCTCGGGGCCTGCAGGGGGTTCGCGATCGAGGGCGGCGAGCTCTACGGCGTCTGGGGTGGCATGAACGAATCGGACCGGCACAAGCTGGCCGGGCGGCGTCGGACGGGGTGA
- a CDS encoding acyl-CoA dehydrogenase family protein → MTDLLYSDVEEALRDSVRSTLDRFIDDDFVSRIYDDPDTDTSPLRRALSDQVGLAGLLIPEELGGSGAGPREAATVLEELGRTVAPVPFLTSAVIATTCLLRVGDRGILSELAEGRATAALLVPWTARRGAWPTGESVIEPVAGAMEADYFLLPVDSGDGTVSLNLLRRVDVDVEQLTSLDMSRPLARVAVRAEGHPLASGDAAVEAVDAALAAGTALMASEQVGLARECLQRTVEYTRTRVQFARPIGSFQSIKHRLADLYLQVVQAQAAARHAAASLAEDDDEARIAQAVAGSWCSDIAVRAAEEALQLHGGIAMTWEHWVHTRLKRAKSDQLALGTPDAHRTDLAPLVDLTA, encoded by the coding sequence ATGACCGATCTGCTGTACAGCGACGTGGAAGAGGCACTCCGGGACAGTGTCCGCTCGACGCTCGACCGCTTTATCGACGACGACTTCGTGAGCAGGATCTACGACGACCCTGACACGGACACCTCCCCGCTGCGGAGGGCTCTCTCAGATCAGGTGGGGTTGGCTGGCCTCCTCATTCCAGAGGAGCTCGGAGGATCCGGTGCGGGCCCGCGCGAAGCGGCGACAGTGCTCGAGGAGCTGGGGCGCACGGTAGCTCCCGTTCCGTTCCTGACGAGTGCTGTGATCGCGACGACGTGCCTCCTTCGTGTAGGGGACCGCGGGATCCTGTCGGAACTGGCCGAGGGACGGGCGACGGCCGCTCTGCTGGTTCCGTGGACCGCCCGCCGGGGTGCGTGGCCGACCGGGGAGTCCGTGATCGAGCCGGTAGCCGGAGCTATGGAGGCGGACTACTTCCTTCTTCCGGTGGATTCCGGTGACGGGACCGTCTCGCTGAACCTTCTTCGCCGCGTCGATGTGGACGTCGAGCAACTCACGTCACTTGACATGAGCAGGCCGCTCGCCCGCGTGGCTGTACGGGCGGAAGGCCACCCCCTCGCCTCCGGTGACGCCGCGGTGGAGGCCGTCGATGCTGCACTCGCTGCCGGGACCGCGCTGATGGCCTCCGAGCAGGTGGGCCTCGCCAGGGAATGCCTGCAGCGGACCGTCGAGTACACCCGCACCCGCGTGCAGTTCGCGCGGCCTATCGGGTCGTTTCAGTCGATCAAGCACCGCTTGGCCGACCTCTACCTGCAGGTCGTCCAGGCGCAGGCCGCGGCGCGTCACGCCGCCGCAAGCCTCGCAGAAGACGACGATGAGGCGCGCATAGCTCAAGCCGTCGCGGGATCGTGGTGCTCCGACATCGCGGTCCGTGCCGCCGAGGAAGCGCTGCAGTTGCACGGCGGAATCGCCATGACATGGGAGCACTGGGTCCATACCAGGCTCAAGAGGGCGAAATCTGACCAGCTGGCGCTCGGCACTCCGGACGCGCACCGGACGGATCTCGCCCCTCTTGTCGATCTCACCGCGTGA
- a CDS encoding acyl-CoA dehydrogenase family protein, producing the protein MPELDDKVRDLLSHYDPATTDKAEFLGARFDAGLAWVHFPRGRGGLGVSRGEQERVDALLAAAGAPAPDVGRNSIGMGMAAPTLLAFGDADQQERYLRRIYTCEDIWCQLFSEPGAGSDLAAVATRARLDGDTWIVDGQKVWTSGAHHAQRAILVARTDSSVPKHAGLTYFVVDMSDPGVEVRPLRQITGEAEFNEVFLSGVRVPNSDRIGDVGQGWKVATATLNNERVAIGAGAAREAGQIGVVADRWRRDPSVRTPGAQAELLAWWVETEVTRLAGVRLRQQLEAGVPGPESSAMKLAFARQAQEISGLALELAPEEGLLYDDWTMTRTERPSFLGRGPGFRYLRAKGNSIEGGTSEIMRNVVAERVLGLPADHRPDKGIPFKEVPR; encoded by the coding sequence ATGCCGGAGCTTGACGACAAGGTCCGCGACCTACTGTCCCACTATGACCCGGCCACCACCGACAAGGCCGAGTTCCTCGGGGCCCGGTTCGATGCGGGACTCGCGTGGGTGCACTTCCCCCGCGGCAGGGGCGGCCTGGGGGTATCGCGCGGTGAGCAGGAGCGAGTGGATGCCCTCTTGGCCGCGGCCGGCGCACCCGCACCCGATGTCGGCCGGAACTCCATCGGCATGGGGATGGCGGCTCCGACGCTGCTCGCCTTCGGCGACGCCGACCAGCAGGAGCGGTACCTCCGCCGGATCTACACCTGCGAGGACATCTGGTGCCAGTTGTTCAGCGAGCCCGGCGCGGGTTCGGATCTCGCGGCCGTCGCCACCAGGGCCAGGCTGGACGGCGATACGTGGATCGTCGACGGGCAGAAAGTCTGGACCTCGGGCGCGCACCATGCGCAGCGGGCGATACTCGTCGCGCGCACGGACTCCTCGGTCCCGAAGCACGCCGGACTCACGTACTTCGTCGTGGACATGAGCGACCCGGGTGTCGAGGTCCGACCCCTTCGACAGATCACCGGAGAGGCAGAGTTCAACGAGGTCTTCCTGTCCGGTGTCCGGGTTCCGAACAGTGACAGGATCGGAGACGTCGGCCAGGGGTGGAAGGTCGCGACGGCCACACTGAACAACGAGCGCGTCGCGATCGGCGCCGGTGCCGCGCGCGAAGCCGGCCAGATCGGGGTCGTCGCCGACCGCTGGCGTCGTGATCCCTCGGTCCGCACACCTGGCGCTCAGGCGGAACTGCTCGCCTGGTGGGTTGAGACGGAGGTGACGAGACTCGCCGGGGTTCGGCTCCGCCAGCAGCTCGAGGCGGGGGTTCCCGGACCGGAGAGCTCCGCGATGAAACTCGCGTTCGCCCGACAGGCTCAGGAGATCAGCGGACTCGCGCTCGAGCTCGCGCCCGAAGAAGGCTTGTTGTACGACGACTGGACCATGACCCGCACGGAGCGGCCCTCGTTCCTCGGCCGCGGACCCGGCTTCCGGTATCTGCGAGCGAAAGGCAACTCCATCGAGGGAGGGACGAGCGAGATCATGCGCAACGTCGTCGCCGAGCGTGTGCTCGGGCTCCCCGCTGACCACCGCCCTGACAAGGGCATCCCGTTCAAGGAAGTTCCCCGATGA